One window of the Candidatus Binataceae bacterium genome contains the following:
- the istB gene encoding IS21-like element helper ATPase IstB gives MSDTPQLLLAHHLKALKLPTFLREYDKLARQCAAEGVDHARYLLRLTELEIIDRERRTIERRIKEARFPAVKSLDSFDFTVIPSLNKTLVLELARSEYVARRENVIALGNSGTGKTHIALGLGLAACQKGLAVGFTTAAALVNELHEAHDEKRLLRLQRQLAAYKLLIVDELGYVPLSQTGAELLFEVFSQRYERGSIIVTSNLPFDEWTGVFGSERLTGALLDRLTHHVHILELNGDSFRLKHSRAEMADNLSPQEPG, from the coding sequence ATGAGCGATACTCCGCAACTGCTGCTCGCCCATCACCTCAAGGCCCTCAAGCTCCCGACCTTCCTGCGTGAGTACGATAAGCTGGCCCGGCAGTGCGCTGCCGAAGGCGTCGATCACGCGCGTTACCTGCTGCGTCTGACCGAACTCGAGATCATCGACCGCGAGCGCCGCACTATCGAGCGCCGCATAAAGGAAGCAAGGTTCCCCGCGGTGAAGAGTCTCGACAGCTTCGACTTCACCGTCATCCCTTCGCTCAACAAGACCCTGGTATTGGAGCTGGCACGCTCCGAGTACGTTGCGCGCCGCGAGAATGTCATCGCGCTGGGCAACAGCGGCACCGGCAAGACTCACATTGCGCTCGGCCTCGGACTGGCCGCCTGCCAGAAGGGCCTCGCGGTCGGCTTTACCACCGCCGCGGCCCTGGTCAACGAACTTCACGAAGCCCACGATGAAAAGCGACTCCTGCGCCTGCAGCGCCAGCTCGCCGCCTACAAGCTGTTGATCGTGGATGAGCTCGGCTACGTGCCGCTCTCACAGACTGGTGCCGAGTTGCTGTTCGAGGTCTTCAGTCAGCGCTACGAGCGCGGCTCGATCATCGTCACCAGTAACCTGCCCTTCGACGAGTGGACCGGCGTGTTCGGCTCCGAGCGGCTCACCGGTGCGCTACTCGATCGGCTTACCCATCACGTCCATATCCTCGAATTGAACGGCGACAGCTTCAGGCTCAAACACAGCAGAGCCGAGATGGCTGACAATCTGTCTCCTCAAGAACCCGGATGA